GCTAACGCACTGGCCCTGAAAGTCGGTACTGATAAAACGGATGCGGCTATGACAACGACACTTGCTGCTTCAAGCCAGGTGAACGAAACAGCATGGACATTGAAGACGGCTAGCTTCACGCCTACCACTACAGGTGTATACTACTTCGGTCTTCAGTACACTTGTACCGCTCAGGCACAAGCAAACTTCGGATGGGCTGCGGTTGACAACTTCTTTGTTGACAACACACTTTCTGTAGAAGACGATCTTATGGCTTCTTTCGCAGTAATGCCAAACCCGGCTTCTGATGTTGTATCGATCCTGAACTCTAAGAATATCCCACTGAAGGCTATCACCGTAACCGATCTTAACGGACGTGTTGTGAAGAGAAACCAATATTCTGACGTTTTCACAGTTGATATGAATGTGTCGGATCTTGCTACTGGTACCTACATCATGAACATCGAAACAGACCGTGGTGCTGTGACGAAGAAAATCGTGAAGAAATAATTTCGGTTATTCGATATAATAAGAAAGGCTCCCTATTGGGGGCCTTTTTTTATGTGAGGAATTTGGAAGTTGTTTCTGGAGTGGGGATGCTGCAAGTCTCTTTCTTGCCATACCATCGATACCGGTTCCGCGCTACCCAATCATAGATACTATCGCGGATGCTGGCTGGAATAATTTTGGAAATAGTAGCTGCCACTTTGTAAAACCCACCCAGACCCCGCGCAATCTCCAACGCGGCAGACGACCGTAGGTAAAACGCTTTACCGGGCTCGTACAAGACGATGCTGTCTACGCGTGTCGGATCGATACCAATACGGGATAATATAGCCTTACCGACTTCTGACTGCAGCGAGGCAAATCGGAAGATGTCTTTTTTGTCGTGTCGAATCAGGAACTGCACGGTGCCGTCGCAGAGGTTGCAGACACCGTCAAAGAGCACAATCTTTTTGTTTTGGGGCAGTTCCATAGTAAGGGTGCGTTTTTGATTTACCCTACGAATTCCAGGGTATCAAGACTCACGGTCGACGTGAAAATACCATAGTTGACCACCGCTTTGTTCTTCTCGATTTTGTCGATGGTGCCAATGGAACGCCCGTCCTGCATGCGCACACGGTCGCCGACTTTCAAAATGGGCTTCGGCTTTGCGGCCGGTTGCGCTTTCTGTTTCTTTTCTTTCTTTTCTTTGCGGATTTCTTCGACCTTGACCTCGACTTCTTTTATGATCTGTTTCTGTACAGCTTCTTTCTCTTTCTTCTCCTTTGGCGCCACTTTCTTCCGCTTTGAACTTTCGATTTCCAGTAGCTTCAGGAACTCGCCAATCGCTTCCTTGCGGTTTTTGTTGTCGGTATAACGGTCGGTGATCTCGTCGATTTTCTGTCCGAGGTAAATGCGCTTTTGGTTGGCATCGTAAAGCTCCTGATAGTTTTCAAGTTTCTGCTTGATACGCTCGTTGATGTCTTGCATGCGGCGACTTTCCTCGCGTGCCTTTATTTCTTCTTCTTTAAGCGTCTGCGAGGTTTTCTCAAGTTTGGAGCGTTCTTTCTGTAGTGTCGCAATGGTCTTGTCAAACCGAACCTTACCGGTTTCAATCTTCTTTTTCGCCCGGTTGATGAGTCCGAACGGAATACCGTTCTTCTGTGCTACTTCAAACGTGAAGGAACTACCCGCCTGGCCCAACACGAGCTTGAACATCGGCTCTAACGACTTTTCATCGAAAAGCATGTTGGCGTTGACGGCATTCGGAAGCTCGTTCGCCAGCATTTTCAGATTGGAGTAGTGGGTCGTAATGATACCGAAAGCTCCTCGATGGTAAAACTCCTCAAGAAAAATCTCCGCCAAGGCACCGCCCAACTCAGGATCGGAACCCGTTCCGAACTCGTCGATCAGGAACAGTGTATTGGCGTTGCACTTCTTGAGGAAGTAGTTCATGTTTTTGAGTCGGTAACTGTAGGTACTCAAATGATTTTCAATAGATTGATTATCACCAATATCTGTCAGGATGCGGTCGAAAAGGAAGGTGGAACTCCGCTCGTGTACAGGAATCAGCATCCCCGATTGCAGCATGAGTTGCAGCAACCCCACCGTTTTTAAGGCTATGGTCTTTCCGCCCGCGTTCGGCCCGGAAATGACGATGATTCGCCGGTCGTCGGTCAGTTCGAGTGTTTGCGGATAGGTAGGTTGGTTCTTGGCCGCGTTGGTTTGGTAGAGGATGGGATGGAAGGCTTCCCGCAGGAACACGCGACGCTCATTATTCAATTCTGGAAGCAAACCGTTGATACGACGGGCATATTTCGCCTTGGCGGCGACGACGTCGATATCGGATAGAAATTGTTGGTAATCCGACAGCAGTGGTGCAAACGGCCGGATGCGGTTGGCCAACGCCTTCAATATCCGCGTCACTTCTTCCTGCTCTTCGAACTCAAGGTTGGCCAGTTCGCGCGACAGGCGCAGGGTGGCTTCCGGCTCGATGAACGCGATACTACCGGTTTTGGAGGTGCCCATTACCGAGCCTTTTACTTTGCGTCGGTACATGGATAAAACGGCCAAAACGCGCCGGTTCTGTACGAAACTCTCTTTGATTTCATCGAGATAGCCGAGGCCGTTGTATTGCGCTAGCGCTACCGCGAAACTTTGGTTGACTTTGCTGCGTACCTGGTTCATCTGGCGGCGCAGGTCGATCAGCACGGGCGACGCGTCGTCGCGCACTTCTCCGTATTTGTCGAGTACGGCTTCGATGAACTTTGAAATGTCTTTATTGAATTCGACCTGTTCGCCCCGTTTCGCCAGCTCCGGGTAGTAATCGCTGAATTTCTTGAGGAATTGCAGCATCTGGAGCGTCGTTTCCGACAACGCCAGTATTTTTCGGAAGCTACCCGTCTCGAGGAAACTGTTTTCAATGGCCAGGAATTTCAGTTCATGGTCGATCGATTCGAAGCCGTGGTTAGGGAGCGCATTGTTGTTTTGGAACGACGACACATACTCCGACGTTTGGCGGAGCGCGGCCATCAGTACCTCCCGATTCGCGATAGGTGCAATGGCCAGCGCCTTTTCACGTCCGAGGTCGGTGTTGCAATGGTTCGCGACGGTTTCCAAAACGGTCGGGAATTGCAGGTCTTGTAGGGTTTTTTCGGTGATTCCGAGCATTCTTTCTCTATAGCATGGTAGCTTACAAATTTACGCAAAAACCCCGGACGCCCATTGCGTCGCCCTCGCCACAGACGTATCTTTGGGCAAAAAAGAAGAATGGGCGCACCGCTGCACAAATCATGGACGGAAGTTGTGGGAAATGAGTTCTCTAAACCCTACTTCCAGGCCTTGATGGCCTTTGTAAAAGAGGAGTATGACACGCAGGTGGTGTATCCGCCCAAACCCCTGATTTTTGCCGCGTTCAACCGCACGCCGTTCGAGAACGTGAAAGTAGTGGTGATCGGGCAGGATCCGTATCATGGCCGCGGACAGGCGCACGGTTTGTCGTTTTCGGTTTGTGAAGGCGTGCCGTTTCCGCCGTCGTTGCGGAACATTTTGGCAGAGATCCAGCAGGATGTGGGGAAACCGCTGCCCTCAAATGGCGACCTGAGCCGTTGGGCCGACCAGGGCGTGTTGATGCTCAATGCAGTACTGACCGTGCGGGAAGGGCTGCCGGCCAGTCACCAGAAAAAAGGATGGGAACAGTTTACGGACGCTGTCATCCAGACGATTTCCGACCGGAAGGAGCATGTGGTCTTTTTGCTGTGGGGTTCGTATGCCCAGCAGAAAGGTAAAAATATTGATGTCACGAAGCATTTGGTACTCAAGTGCGGACATCCGTCGCCGATGAGCGCCAACCAGGGATTGTGGTTCGGCAACCGGCATTTCAGCAAAACCAATGTGTATTTGGAATCAAAGGGAAAAACCGCTATCGACTGGTAGTGTTCCCAACAGCCGTCGCCCATAGTCTGTAGCGGGAACCTAC
This genomic interval from Flavobacterium sp. HJ-32-4 contains the following:
- the ung gene encoding uracil-DNA glycosylase, which encodes MGAPLHKSWTEVVGNEFSKPYFQALMAFVKEEYDTQVVYPPKPLIFAAFNRTPFENVKVVVIGQDPYHGRGQAHGLSFSVCEGVPFPPSLRNILAEIQQDVGKPLPSNGDLSRWADQGVLMLNAVLTVREGLPASHQKKGWEQFTDAVIQTISDRKEHVVFLLWGSYAQQKGKNIDVTKHLVLKCGHPSPMSANQGLWFGNRHFSKTNVYLESKGKTAIDW
- a CDS encoding DNA mismatch repair protein MutS, with product MLGITEKTLQDLQFPTVLETVANHCNTDLGREKALAIAPIANREVLMAALRQTSEYVSSFQNNNALPNHGFESIDHELKFLAIENSFLETGSFRKILALSETTLQMLQFLKKFSDYYPELAKRGEQVEFNKDISKFIEAVLDKYGEVRDDASPVLIDLRRQMNQVRSKVNQSFAVALAQYNGLGYLDEIKESFVQNRRVLAVLSMYRRKVKGSVMGTSKTGSIAFIEPEATLRLSRELANLEFEEQEEVTRILKALANRIRPFAPLLSDYQQFLSDIDVVAAKAKYARRINGLLPELNNERRVFLREAFHPILYQTNAAKNQPTYPQTLELTDDRRIIVISGPNAGGKTIALKTVGLLQLMLQSGMLIPVHERSSTFLFDRILTDIGDNQSIENHLSTYSYRLKNMNYFLKKCNANTLFLIDEFGTGSDPELGGALAEIFLEEFYHRGAFGIITTHYSNLKMLANELPNAVNANMLFDEKSLEPMFKLVLGQAGSSFTFEVAQKNGIPFGLINRAKKKIETGKVRFDKTIATLQKERSKLEKTSQTLKEEEIKAREESRRMQDINERIKQKLENYQELYDANQKRIYLGQKIDEITDRYTDNKNRKEAIGEFLKLLEIESSKRKKVAPKEKKEKEAVQKQIIKEVEVKVEEIRKEKKEKKQKAQPAAKPKPILKVGDRVRMQDGRSIGTIDKIEKNKAVVNYGIFTSTVSLDTLEFVG
- a CDS encoding thiol-disulfide oxidoreductase DCC family protein: MELPQNKKIVLFDGVCNLCDGTVQFLIRHDKKDIFRFASLQSEVGKAILSRIGIDPTRVDSIVLYEPGKAFYLRSSAALEIARGLGGFYKVAATISKIIPASIRDSIYDWVARNRYRWYGKKETCSIPTPETTSKFLT